The following coding sequences lie in one Pseudomonas svalbardensis genomic window:
- the cgtA gene encoding Obg family GTPase CgtA, whose translation MKFVDEVSIRVKAGDGGNGCMSFRREKFIENGGPNGGDGGDGGSVYMIADENLNTLVDYRYTRHFDAERGSNGGSTDCTGKKGEELVLRVPVGTTVIDSATQEVIGDLTKAGQRLLVAHGGWHGLGNTRFKSSTNRAPRQTTPGKPGEARDLKLEMKVLADVGLLGLPNAGKSTFIRSVSAAKPKVADYPFTTLVPNLGVVSVDRWKSFVVADIPGLIEGASDGAGLGIRFLKHLSRTRLLLHLVDMAPLDDASAPDAAEVIVSELTKFSPSLAERDRWLVLNKCDQILEEEHDARVKEIVDRLEWTGPVYVISAISKLGTERLCHDIMRYMEDRADRLANDPVYKEELAELDQRIEDEARAQLQALDDQRALRRSGVKSVHDIGDDDWDEEDVDDEDGPEIIYVRD comes from the coding sequence ATGAAGTTTGTTGATGAAGTATCGATTCGAGTAAAGGCCGGTGACGGCGGCAACGGTTGCATGAGCTTCCGTCGCGAGAAATTCATTGAAAACGGCGGCCCGAACGGCGGTGACGGTGGTGATGGCGGCTCGGTCTATATGATCGCCGACGAAAACCTCAACACCCTGGTGGACTATCGTTACACCCGGCACTTCGATGCCGAGCGCGGTTCCAACGGCGGCAGCACCGACTGCACCGGTAAGAAAGGTGAAGAGCTGGTACTGCGTGTTCCGGTCGGCACTACCGTCATCGACTCCGCTACTCAGGAAGTGATTGGCGACCTGACAAAAGCAGGTCAGCGTCTGTTGGTTGCTCACGGCGGCTGGCACGGTCTGGGTAACACCCGATTCAAGTCCAGTACCAACCGTGCTCCGCGTCAGACGACTCCGGGCAAACCGGGTGAGGCGCGTGATCTGAAGCTGGAAATGAAGGTGTTGGCTGACGTCGGCCTGCTGGGCTTGCCGAACGCTGGCAAAAGTACCTTCATTCGTTCGGTGTCGGCCGCCAAGCCGAAAGTCGCCGACTACCCGTTCACCACGCTGGTGCCGAACCTGGGTGTGGTCAGCGTCGATCGCTGGAAAAGCTTCGTGGTCGCGGACATTCCGGGTCTGATCGAAGGTGCTTCCGATGGCGCAGGCCTGGGGATTCGCTTCCTCAAGCACTTGTCGCGTACGCGTCTGCTGCTGCACCTCGTGGACATGGCGCCGCTCGATGACGCCAGCGCCCCGGATGCTGCGGAAGTGATCGTCAGCGAGCTGACCAAGTTCAGCCCGTCCCTGGCTGAGCGTGATCGTTGGTTGGTGCTGAACAAGTGCGACCAGATCCTCGAAGAAGAGCATGATGCTCGCGTCAAGGAAATCGTTGATCGCCTGGAGTGGACCGGTCCGGTCTACGTGATCTCGGCCATCTCCAAGCTGGGCACCGAGCGTCTTTGCCACGACATCATGCGTTACATGGAAGATCGTGCTGATCGCCTGGCTAACGACCCGGTTTACAAAGAAGAGTTGGCCGAACTCGATCAGCGCATCGAAGACGAAGCCCGTGCTCAGTTGCAGGCCCTGGATGACCAGCGTGCTCTGCGCCGTAGCGGCGTGAAGTCGGTCCATGACATCGGCGACGATGATTGGGACGAAGAAGATGTGGATGACGAAGACGGTCCGGAAATCATTTACGTGCGTGACTGA
- the rpmA gene encoding 50S ribosomal protein L27, whose translation MAHKKAGGSTRNGRDSEAKRLGVKMYGGQVIIPGNIIVRQRGTQFHAGYGVGMGKDHTLFAKIDGVIKFEVKGAFNRRYVSIVPKTEVVAA comes from the coding sequence ATGGCACACAAAAAAGCTGGTGGTAGTACCCGTAACGGTCGCGACTCAGAAGCCAAACGCCTTGGCGTGAAGATGTATGGCGGCCAGGTTATCATTCCGGGCAACATCATCGTGCGTCAGCGCGGCACCCAATTCCACGCCGGTTACGGTGTTGGCATGGGTAAAGATCACACTCTGTTCGCTAAAATCGACGGCGTGATCAAGTTTGAAGTAAAAGGCGCTTTCAACCGCCGTTACGTGAGCATTGTCCCGAAGACTGAAGTCGTCGCGGCATAA
- the rplU gene encoding 50S ribosomal protein L21 — MSYAVIVTGGKQYKVAPGEYLKIEKLEIATGESVTFDRVLLVANGDDVNIGAPVVAGATVVAEVISQGRHDKVRIIKFRRRKHHMKRMGHRQWYTEIKITGIQA, encoded by the coding sequence ATGTCGTACGCAGTAATTGTTACTGGTGGCAAGCAATACAAGGTCGCCCCAGGTGAATACCTGAAGATCGAAAAACTGGAAATCGCTACCGGCGAATCCGTTACTTTTGATCGCGTTCTGTTGGTCGCCAATGGCGATGACGTGAACATCGGCGCTCCAGTTGTTGCTGGCGCTACCGTTGTGGCTGAAGTGATCTCCCAAGGTCGTCACGATAAAGTCCGCATCATCAAGTTCCGTCGTCGTAAGCACCACATGAAGCGTATGGGCCACCGCCAGTGGTACACCGAGATCAAAATCACCGGTATTCAGGCTTAA
- a CDS encoding polyprenyl synthetase family protein: MQPQAFYRAVADDFSAVDGIIKKQLTSRVPLVSKIGDYITSAGGKRLRPLLVLLCGKALGREGDDLRLLAATIEFLHTATLLHDDVVDMSGMRRGRSTANAMWGNAPSVLVGDFLYSRSFEMMVELGSMPVMKILSQATRIIAEGEVLQLSKVRDASTTEETYMEVIRGKTAMLFEASTHSAAALCEATSEQTEALRTFGDHLGVAFQLVDDLLDYKGDAETLGKNVGDDLAEGKPTLPLIYTMREGTPEQAALVRKAIQKGGIEDLESIREAVEASGSLEYTAQLARDYVARAIKCLDALPASEYRDALVELSEFAVARTH; this comes from the coding sequence ATGCAACCCCAAGCTTTCTACCGCGCGGTGGCGGACGATTTTAGCGCCGTCGACGGCATCATCAAGAAGCAACTGACTTCCCGAGTGCCGCTGGTATCGAAAATCGGCGATTACATTACCTCGGCTGGCGGTAAACGCCTGCGTCCATTATTAGTGTTGCTGTGTGGCAAGGCCCTGGGCCGCGAAGGCGATGACCTGCGCCTGCTGGCCGCGACCATCGAGTTCCTGCACACCGCGACCCTGCTGCATGACGACGTGGTCGACATGTCCGGCATGCGCCGGGGCCGCTCGACGGCCAACGCCATGTGGGGCAACGCCCCTAGCGTGCTGGTGGGCGACTTCCTGTATTCGCGGTCCTTCGAAATGATGGTCGAACTGGGCTCCATGCCGGTGATGAAAATCCTTTCGCAAGCCACGCGCATCATCGCCGAAGGCGAAGTGTTGCAGCTGTCCAAGGTTCGTGACGCCAGCACCACCGAAGAAACCTACATGGAAGTCATCCGCGGCAAGACCGCGATGCTCTTCGAAGCCTCGACACACAGTGCTGCAGCGCTCTGCGAAGCGACATCGGAACAGACAGAAGCCCTGCGTACATTCGGCGATCATCTGGGCGTGGCGTTCCAATTGGTCGACGACCTGCTGGACTACAAAGGCGACGCCGAAACCCTGGGCAAGAACGTCGGTGACGATCTGGCTGAAGGCAAACCGACCCTGCCGCTGATCTACACCATGCGCGAAGGCACGCCGGAGCAGGCTGCACTGGTGCGCAAGGCGATCCAGAAAGGCGGTATCGAAGACCTGGAAAGCATCCGCGAAGCCGTGGAAGCCTCCGGTTCGCTGGAGTACACCGCGCAACTGGCCCGTGACTATGTGGCCCGCGCGATCAAGTGCCTTGATGCGCTGCCTGCCAGCGAATACCGCGATGCGCTGGTCGAATTGAGCGAATTTGCGGTCGCCCGTACGCACTGA